The following is a genomic window from Thioclava electrotropha.
CTTGTAGTAATCGGTCGCGCTCGCGAATTCATACTCGAACCCGAAGGTGTCGAGGAAACGGCGCAGCATCGCGTTGTTGTGGTTGCCGAAGCTGTCGAACTCGCCGAACGGATCAGGCACCGAGGTCAGCGGCTTTTGCTCATGCTGGCGCAGCATGTCCTGATTGGGCACGTTGCTCGGCACCTTCCGCATCCCGTCCATATCGTCCGAGAAGCACAGAAGCTTCGTCGGGATGTCCGAGATCAGCTCGAAGGCGCGACGGATCATCGTGGTGCGCGCAACTTCGCCAAACGTGCCGATATGCGGCAGACCCGACGGCCCATAGCCCGTCTCGAACAGGACGTAACCCTTTTCCGGGTCCCGTTTCTCGTAACGCTTGAGCACCCGGCGGGCTTCCTCGAAGGGCCAGGCCTTGGATTTCATCGCAGCGTCACGCAAGCTCGTCATTGCATACCTCATGAAGGCGCCCCGTGCGCCCAGTCGCGCCTGACCTATTGAAGCGGACGGGGACAGTCAATAATTAGCACTCGAACACTATCAAGGAGCTCCCACGTGCCCGACGTTCTCGCCTCGCTTTCGCCCCAAGACGCGCTCGTCGCCGTGATGGTCGCGATTTCCGCCGCCGATGAGGACGTGCCGACCTCCGAACTCGTCGCAATCGAGCGGATAGTGAACCACATGCCGATCTTCGCGGGCTATGATTTCGACCGCGTCTCGCGGGTCTCCCGCTCGGTCTTCACGCTTTTCGAAGAAGAAGATGGGCTCGAGGCGCTGTTCGGCCTGATCCGCGACGCGCTGCCCGAACATATTTTCGAAACCGCGTATGCGCTGGCCTGCGATGTGGCCGCCGCAGATGGTACGATCCGTCAAACCGAACTACGTCTTCTCGAAGAAATTCGCGGTGAGTTGGCGATCGACCGGCTGCACGCCGTCGCCATCGAATGGGGTGCAAAAGTGCGCCACGTCACGCTCTGATCGGACGATAGAGTCCCGGCGAGAAAACCTGACGACCGCCCCGCCGTCCGGGTGGAGCTGCCCCTCAGCCGTAAATCCCGGCCCAACGCTCCAACAGCTGGCTCTGAAGGATTTTCGACGCCCGCACCCATTGGACCTGCCCCGGCGGGCGCGGCGCCGAGCCCGCACGACGACGCCGGTTTAGATCGGCGGTGAAGATCGCGAAGACCAGTTCGGTGCCATCAGGCGCGGTCATATAGCCCGCCAAAGTCGACACGAAATTCAGCGTCCCGGTCTTGGCATCGACGCGGAACGGCTGGGCCGGCATGTTCTTGCCCGTCGCATCGCGCAGCTTGAATGGCTTCATCAAACTGCGCAGCCCCATCGGCGCACCGAGATTGCGCAGCGCCGCCACCATGTCCTGCGGCGAAAGCTCGGCATCGGCCCGCAGCCCGGAATGGTCGGTGAAACGGGCCGAGCGCGCGCCCGTGCGCTGCTGCAGCCATTGGGTCATCATCTGCCCCGATTGCTTCAGCGAACTCCCCGCACCCAACCGCTTGCTTACCGTCATGCCCACCGCTTCCGCGGTGATATTGGTCGAATATTTCATCATCTCGCGCAGAACCGGCACAAGCGGATCGCTGCCATGGCTCACCAGAACCGTACCGCCGGGCAGGTTGCGGACCTCTTCCGGCGCGGGCAGCGGTGTGCCCTGCGCGCGGGCCAATGTCTGAAACACGTCGCCCGCATAGGCCGCTGGATGGCGCACCGGCAACCACCGGCTTCCGCCACGCCCCAAGGCCGCCGAGGCGACCGTCCAATGCTCGACCCCGCCGCGATCGGAATAGGTGAAAGTGGGCGAGGAGCGTTTCGCGATCGACGCCTTCGCGGTATAGGCCTGCGGCTGCACGTCGCGCCCGCGCGCATCCATGCTCAGCGCCCAGCCGCTACCGGAGCGCCGCCACTGGAAATGCACGCGATTGAAGTTCAGCATCAGCCCGGAGATCGACGGGTTGTAGCCCGCGAAGATCGGCTGATCGTTCGCAATCTCGTTCTTGTAGGGCAGCGCCCCGGCCCAAGTCAGGAAACGCCCCGTGACGCCCTGCACTCCCTTCGCCGCCAGCGACTTCGCCATCGCGTTCAAATCGTCAGTCGTCAGCGTCGGATCGCCCCCGCCCGCGAGGATCAGATCCCCCTGAATGCGCCCGCCAGAGATCGGGCCGGTCGCGATCAACTGCGTGCCAAAACAGAAATCGCCGCCCAGTTGCTCCATCGCATAGAGCGAGGTGATCGATTTGAGCGCGGAGGCGGGCGGCATCGCCTGGCCTGCATTGCGCTGTTCGAGGATCTGGCCGCTCTTCAGGTCCGCGACGACATAGCCCACATCGCCGCTGAGCCCGGCCATCCGGACCAATTCGGCTGCCGCGACCGTCTGTCCGAAGCCCGTTTTCGGAGTGGCGAAAAGCGCGGCGCCACCCAGCAATGCGAAGCGGCGCGATATCGATAGCGGCATGGCGATTCCTCCCTCGGCGTCAATCCGAGCGTAGCGCGCCCCGCACCGTCTTCAAGCGGGTGTCGATGCCCGCCAGCCGCCTTTCTCGCGAATTTCCGTGGAGGAAAGAGACGACATCGGAATGTTGACGAAGCACCAGCGCGGCGCCGGCCCGTCGAGGAGGCGCTGCGAGGCGACCGCGGGCAATTCGGCCCCCGCATAAATGCGCGCCGCGCGCGCCCAGCGCCCCGGCATCCGCCAGCCCGGACGCGCCAGCACACCGACCGGCACGCTCTCCATGATCGTGCGCCAATGATCCCAGCGGTCGAACTGCACGAGGTTATCGGCCCCCATCAGCCACGCGAAATCCACGCCGGGATAGAGCGCGCGCAGCCGCGTTATCGTGTCGGCGGTGTAACGCGTTCCGAGCCGCGCTTCGAGGTCAGTCACCACCACTCGCGGATCTCCGCCAAGGCTCGCCCGCGCGCTCGCGATGCGCTGATCGAGCGGCGCGGGCCCATGCGCCTTGAGCGGGTTGCCGGGGCTCACGATCCACCAGACCCGATCAAGATTGAAGCGGCGCAGCGCCTCACGCGTGATCAGGACGTGACCTTCATGCGCCGGATCAAACGACCCGCCCAGAAGACCGATGCGCTGTCCGGCGCGAGCATAGGGGAAACCTTGTCTCATGCGCTGCCCTTACCCGAAGGCGACCGGTCAGGAAAAGAGCGTTTGTGCGCCTAAGGCGCGGAGCCGGGTGACGTCCCCGGCCCATCCTCGACGTTTTCGACAGGCCCGGACCCGAAGCGAAGACATCCGCGCCCTGCGGTCTTCGCGGCATAGGTCGCCCTGTCGACATCATTCTGCAGCGCCTCGATCTCGAGGTTCTCGTAGTCGCGCGACGACACAGCGCCGAGCGATCCCGAGACCAGACATTCCTGCCCCCGATACCATTTCGGCGCTTCGAGCTGCTCGATGATGCGTGCCGCGAGCGCGCCGATCTCCGCGCGGCTCGGATTACCACGCAAGAGAACGAGGAACTCGTCGCCGCCCATGCGTGCAACCAGATCACCGCCGCGCACGCTTTCACACAGATTGCGGGCCACCAGTTGCAACACGTAATCCCCCGCCGCATGGCCTTGCGTATCATTGATCGTCTTGAAGTGATCGAGGTCGATCTGCAGCAAAGCGAAATTCGCCAGCCCGTTCGTCGCGTGGTCGACGGCCCGCGCGAGCGCCTGAGCCATGGCCCTGCGGTTGGCGAGTTTCGTCAGCGGATCGCTCAACGCCTGATCTTCCGCCGCTTTGCGCGCCTGATCAAGGCGCCCGGTCAGAGCCCGCAACTCTTCAAGCACGAGCGATTTCGCTTCCTGCAGATACAGCATTTCCATCGCGAGATCGGCGGCGGAAAAATCGTGTTCGGTCAGGTCGAATTCCGCCACGAGTTCGCGCAGGTGAATACCGAAGCTGAAATTAAGGAGCATATCGCCCCCCGCCAGCGTCGGCGCGCCCCCCTGAACTGGCTGACCCGCGTGGCTCACCAGCGCGCCGCGCAGGCTTACCTGTGGGCGCATGCGAAGGGTGACATGCAGCATCTCCTCCGCCGTCATGGCCCCGAGCGAGCGCCCGCAGCGCCCGATCTGGCTATCGCAATCAACAGCACCGCAACTTGAGCGCAGCTCTTTCGGGCACATTCGCACCGCCCCGCCGCGCCGCGCGACCGAGAAAAACCGCGAGAACGGCGCGCCGACGATCTGGGCATCCGGCACCCCCAGAACCTTGCGCAACGTGCGCCCGACTCCAAGGATGCAGGCCCGCTCGTCGAGCCAGAGAAACATCGGCAAAAGCCCGGTCAACAGCGTTAGCCAATAGGCTTGCGCGCCCCGATCAGGGGGAGGCTGTGCGGCCAGTCGCGTGACAGTGTTCTCGCCCGGCACGCTCATCACACCTCACCAATCATCCGCGCGAGGGCGAACTGGCGCGCCTCGGCATGGGTGGCGTCGAGCAGCTGTATGGTCACGGTTTCCCCCATCGGGTCGGGATCGCGCAGATCGCCCCCGGGGGCACGCGGCGGCACCTCGATCAGCGCGAGGCTGCCATAGTCATCCGCCATCGCGCGCAGAATCCCCGCCAGCACCGCCCCCCAGCCCGGCAGATCCGCGGCGACACGCAGACGGAACTGACCCGGCTGGGTTGCGACCAGATGCAAGTTCGGCAGCTTGAGATCGGGCAGCGCCATGCGCGCGCGATCGTTCAACTCGTTGAGCGAGTTCAGAAAACCGCGATAATCGCAGCCACCGTAACGCAACAGGCGGCGCACCGCTTCACGGCTGCACAGATGCGCCCCAAGGTCTTCCAAAAACTCGGATCGCGCCCGCCCCAACTCGTCACAAGCGGCATCGATCAGCCGCAAGGTCTGCGCATCGTCATATTGCAGCAGAGGCTCATAGCTCTCGCCCGGCAAATCCGCGCGCCGCCGCACACGCGCGCAGAGCGCCGCCCCGTGGGTGTCGGTCAGAAACGTCTCGATAGAGCGGTTGATCAAGCCGAGCATGTGCCCTCCTGACCGCCACGCTAGCGGTCAGAAGTTAACAAAGCTCCAAATTCGCCCGGCTCAGCGCGACAGCGGCAAGAGACGCAGCCCACCGGCCTCAAGCGCCATGATCCCGCTCGGGGCCAGCTGCACCTCACCACGTTTGATCGCGGCGATGACAGGGGCCAGATCGACGCGGAAACGTGGCTCGCCCTGCGCATCGACGACGCTGCCCCAACCGATCGAATCCCACGCGCCGTTCGACTGCCGCAGCACGTAGATCGCATCGCGGTCGGGCAGATGCAGGAGCACCATCGCCTCGTCACCGGGCACATCCGAAAGGAAATCAGCCTCGATCAAGGCGCAATTCGCCGCTGCCCCCTCGGCCGAGGCGCAAAGCCCCGCCGCAACCTCCGGCGCGCGCGCGCGGATCGCATCGAGCAGCGCATCCTCGGGCGCTTTCGCACCGGGCGGCAGCACGAGATCCCGGCGCAGTTGGGCGCGCGCGGCGCTGGCCCCCTCCGCCCCATCCGCAGACGGGCTCAGACGGGCCAAGGCCGTTGCGAGCGCGCGGTCATCACCGGCTTGCGCCTCCAACTCCGCAAAGGCCGCCTGCCCGGCAAGCCCCCAGTGGTTCTTCAAAGCGTAGAGCGGCAAAGCGCCTGCCGTGATGCGCCCCTCGCGATACAGCGCCAGTTGCGAGCGCGCAGCCACTCCGTTCGCATCCAGCACCGGCGTCAGCCATGCCAAAGCGGCAAGCAGCAGGACACCCGCCATGGCGATATTGATCCGCCGCAAGCGCACCATCCAGCCGCGCCCCAGCAGCACCGACCCGGCATATCCCAGCGCATAGCCCGCCAGAAGCACGATCAGCACCGCCTGCGCCACGCGTCCCGGGGTCCAGCCTTGCGCGGTGACGCTTTGCCATCCGGTCCAGGCCGCCGCCCCGACCAGCACGGGCAGCACCAGCGCCAAGCCTTGAGCCGACAGGCGCAAGACCCGCGCACGGACGGCACTTTCATCGTCGCGCTCAATACCGATCGAGATCAGCGTCACCGCCGCCGCGGCCATCGCCAGCAGCGTCTCGATCTGCGAGAACCCGATCAGCGAGACCTCCCCGCGGCGCGCAATGAACCCAGCCACAAAGATCACCGCGACCAGAAGCACAGGCGGCAGCAACAGCCTCAGAAGCCGCAGGATCAGGGTCGGAGAGATCATCTCCTCCAGCTCGGTCACCACTGCCAGCCCGAGCCCGAGAATGCCGCCCGAGACTGTAAAGGCGAACAGCTTCTCCCGCAGAAGCTGGCGCAGGAAATCGAGGTCCACACTCTCGAGCAGGCGCGCCGAGAGGTACAGCACGAGCCAGACCATCCCGAGGAAAATACACGCAGCCGCATAGCGCACCACGATATTCCATGCGTGCAGGAACAGCGCCGGATAGTCGTTCCAGGCGCGCGTCCCGCCCTGCGCCACGGCCATCGCGAAGGGCATCGGCAGCATCGCCAGAACCGAGAGCGCGAGCAGCTCGTAAGGCATGTATCCCGCCAGCGTCTCGCTCGGGGCATATCCAAGCGACGCCCACCATCCGAGCAACGCGACCGGAACCGCAATCAGCGCCGCCGCACCGAATGCCCTGCGCCAGCCGATCTCACCCAGCATCGCAAGCGCGGTCGCGAAGAACGCCGTGCCCAGAACCGACACGCCGAATTGTCCGTGCGCGTCAATCGGAAGCCGTTGCTGCAACTGGTTATCGAGCGCCCAGAAGAACATGCCCGCCAACAGCCCAAGCAGAATATGTTGCAAACGTAGTTGCATGCGTTCCTCTCCTGTCTTGCGCGAGGCTCCCGCGCGTCTGACGCGTCGTGCTAGCCCGCGCGCCGCGCGAGCCAGTCGGGAAGCCCCCCGATATGATCGAGCACCGCATCGGCGAGCGGGGCCAGATCGGCCCGCTCCGCCGGTCCGCTCAGCACGCCGATCGCGATCATCCCCGCCGCGCGCGCCGCGTGCAGGTCATGCTGGCTGTCGCCGACCATCACGACCTCGGCCGGGTCCAGCCCCAGCGAATCCGCGAAGGCCAGAAGCGGGCGCGGCGTTGGTTTCGCCCCGTGCCCGCTGTCATAGCCGATAATCCGGTCGAAAAGATCGGTGATGCCCGCCTGTGCAGCATGCGCCCGCGCCGAGGACTCGGCATCGTTCGTACAAATGCCCAGCTGCAATCCGCGTCCGCGCAGATCGGACAGAAGCGCAGCAAGCGGCACCGGCTCCACCAGAGGCACGTCATGCGCCGCCTGCTCCAGTTCGAGCACCAGATCATCGAGCGACCGCCCCGGAAGATGCGGCAACAGCAGTTCCGCCGCCTCCCGAACCGTGCCCGCGATCACCGGCGAGTGCGGCTCGAATTCTACCCGCTCGAGGTCGAATCCGATCGCCGCGGCAAGCCTACCAGCCTGCTGGGGATCATTTGCCAACGCCTCGATTTGCAGCTTCGCCCACGCGCCCCATGTCGCGTCGAAGTCGAAAAGCGTACCGTCCTTGTCGAACAGCACCGCCCGTATCTTGCCGCCTGCCATCTGCGATCTGCCTCCCTTTGCGGGCAGATTGCCTAAAGCTGCGCGTCAGGTCCAGTGGCGCAGATCGCCGCGCCCGAGAACCGCGCGCGCCTGCATCAGCGCCTCGGGCTGCACACCAAGGTCCTGCGCGCAATCCAGCACCACCTGATCGTCCTGCAGGACATGGTCGAGAACACCTGCGAGGAAGTCCGGATCGCTCGCCTGCGCCCGCAAATCGTCCACGCTCGCCCCGGAATTGGCGAGGAAAGCGCCGATCAGATCTTCGCGACCGGCAAGCCAGCCGAGGGTCTGCAACGCGAGCGTATGAGCGTTTTCTTGCCGCATGACGGGTCCTTCTCTGTCGGGGGGAAACGCTTTGTTAACCTATAGACCGCTAAGGTCAAGAAAAGGCGCGATGAGAAGCTGGCGCAGTCGGGAGCCGCCCGATGCAAGCCGCACCGCGCCGGAGGTTGAAGGAGTAGCGTTATATGCCGGGATCGATCCTCATCGTGGATGATGTGGCGACCAATCGCATTGTGCTCAAGGCGAAACTGACCGGCGCGCGCTACAACACGCTGCAAGCCGCAAGCGCGGCGGAGGCGCTCGCCCTCGCCGCGGCGCAACGGCCCGGCTTGATCCTGCTCGACGTCACCTTGCCCGACATGACCGGAGACGGCCTGATCGCCCGGTTGCGAGTGAACCCGCGGACCCGGCGCATCCCGATCATCGCGATGACGGGGCGCGATACGCCGGAGCTGCGCGTGACGCTGCTGCAGGCTGGGGCGAATGAGGTGCTGGCCAAACCCTTCGACGAACTGGTGCTGCTCGCCCGTTTGCGCAGCCTGATCCGCGCCCATGTCGGCGACGAGGATTCGGCGCTGCGCGAGCAGACCTGCCGGGAACTCGGCTTCGCAGAGGCGGCGAGCGACTTCGTCCCTCTCGCGCGGATCGCTCTGATCGCGCCCAACCCGGCCGAGGGGCTGCGCTGGAAATCCGCGCTCGCTCCCCTGCTGACGACAAATCGGATTCTGCTGACCAGTTACGACCAGCCCTGCGGCGACGATCCCTCGCGTCGCGCCCCCGATCTATTCGTGATCGGCGCAGACCTCGCGCAGCGCGGCGATGGTCTCCGGCTGATGTCGGAATTGCGCTCGCATCCCGAAACGCGCCATGCGGCGATCCTGATCGCCAGCCAACCCGACGCGCGCGAAACGCAAGCCAGCGCGCTTGATCTGGGTGCGGATGACCTGCTGCCCGCCGAGATGTCGACGCCGCTCGCAGCAAAGGAAGCCACACTTCGGATCGGCGCGCAGCTCCGCCGCAAGCGCCTCTCGGACCAGTTGCGTCTCTCGGTCGATGAAGGTCTGCGTCTTGCGCTGGTCGACCCCCTGACCGGGCTGCACAATCGTCGCTACGTGAACGCGCATCTGTCGCGCATGTCCGAGCGCGCGCGCCGCACGGGCCACGGCTATGCGGTGATGCTGCTCGACCTCGATCGGTTCAAATCGGTGAACGACACCTATGGCCACGGCGCGGGTGACGAGGTGCTGGCGAGTATCGCCCGCCATCTGCGCCAAAGCCTGCGCGACGTCGATCTCATCGGTCGCATCGGCGGCGAGGAGTTTCTCGTGGCGCTGCCCGACAGCTCTCTGGTCGAGGGTTGCCGGATCTCCGAACGGCTCCGACGCGAAATCGCGCAGAGCAAGATCACGTTGCCCGACGGGCGCGCGATGCAGGTCACCATTTCGATCGGCCTCGCTTTCGGCGGTACGCGCCACGACGATCCTCAGCATCTTATCGACGAGGCCGATGCGGCGCTTCTCTGCGCCAAGGGAAGCGGTCGAAACCAAGTCTCCCTCGCCCAGCACACAAACGCGGCCTGACCCGAAATAGAAGGGTCACGCCGCGCGTGGGCAGGCGATGACACTGAGGGTTGGCGAATTTCCAAACGGCGAATGGCCGCGCCCCCTTGGGGGCGCCCGTCCGCCTGATCTCACGGCTTGGGCTTTGGGGTGTCCTCACGGTCTTTCTTGCGCTTGTCGAACCGCGCCGCGCCCTCGCGCAGACGCTCGGCAAAGCTGTGCCGCGACTCGGCGCTCATCGCGTCGAGCCGGTCGAGGATCAGTTGCTCGCCGATATCGACCCGCTGCACCGTCCGCGCCTTGTGCCGCTCTAGCAGCTCGGCCACCTGCGCACGATCCCAGGGCTCCGCGTCGATCGCAGCGATCAGCGCCGTCATGTCGCTGCGCGCTTGCCGCCGCATATCGCGGAACTCCGAGCCGCGCGCCTGCGCCGCCTTGCGCAGCGCATCACGATCTTCCGGGCTCAGCGCCCCGGTGAACGCGCCGAGGCTGACATCGCCCACGACCGGGCGCGGCGGATGCCGCTCATGCGCGATCCAGCCGCCGATGAAGAACCCCAGCAAAAGCAGGTTCAGCACCGCCGACCCTATCAGCGCCCAGCGCAATCCCCGGCCATTTCGCGTGTCGGCAGCCGCCATCAGAACCCTCCTTCATCGGCGAAGGCGAAGGTGTCGCCCTCGGGTAGCAGGTTGACCGTGCCGAGGCTTTCGGTCGTGCTGCTGGCGTAAAACGGGCTGAGCGCGCCGATCTCGTCGGCCCCCACAAAGCCGATCCAGACCCCGGCCAGAGCGGCCGTGACCAGACCGCCCATCGGAGCCCAGCCGCCAAACGCGCCGCGAAGCGCGTCCCAGATACCGGCCAAGACGTCAGGCTTGTCGGGCGCTGCAGCGGGGCCAGAATGCGCGAAGCCCGCTTGCTCCACCTCCGCATCGGCCAGAACCCGGGCGAGGAAACCCGCCTCAGGCTCAGGCCCTCCCGCCGCGCGCGCCTCGCCGAAAAGCGTCTCCAGCGCCGCGTCGTCCAACGCGTCCGTCTCGCGATCCATGCGTTTGTCAGTCATCGCCAAACCCCAATTTCTCTCGCTGCCCCCGAAGCAGCTTGCTCAAAGCGCGTTTTCCACGCGCTGTCAGACTTTCTACGGCCTCGACGCCAGTTTCCATCGCGGCAGCGATCTCGGGATTGGACAAACCGTCGATATGTCGCAGTGTGACCGCGATCCGCTGCCGTTCCGGCAATTGCTCCAGCGCCGCTTCCAGCGCGGCCACACGGTCGCGCGCGATCAACTCGTCCAGCGCGCTCGCGCGGTCATCGGCCACCTCGGGCGCCTCATCCAGCCCCACGCCGCGGCGCTTGCGCAGCCGGTCCGTCGCAAGGTTGGCCACCACCCGGTAAAGCCAAGTCGAGACCTTCGCCTCGCCGGCGCGCCACTCCGGCGCGATCTTCCAGAGCCGCAAGAGCCCCTCCTGCGCGACGTCCTCGGCCTCGGCCGCATCGCGCAGATAGCGATAGGCGAGCCGGTAGGCCAACGGCCCGAAGCGCAGCGTCAACGCCCGCGCCGCCGCCGGGTCGCCCTGCGCGTAAAGCTCCAGCAGAGCCTCGTCCGAAGCCTCGTTCATCGCATCCAGTGCCATCGTCATTCCGTCAAAGGCCTAGCCTGCTTTCCCTGCGCATGCAATTTGACATGCAGCCGGGGCGCTTTTCCGCGCCCCGGCTTTCTTCACTGCTCGAAACTCAGTTCGTGGATCGGCCCGAGCCATCCGCCGGACCGTTTCCCGGACCTTGACCTTGGCCAGCCCCGGTGCCCGGCTGCATCGGCGGCGTGCCCCGCGGGCCTTGGCCGTTCGGGCCTTGCCCCATCGGACCCT
Proteins encoded in this region:
- a CDS encoding GGDEF domain-containing protein is translated as MSVPGENTVTRLAAQPPPDRGAQAYWLTLLTGLLPMFLWLDERACILGVGRTLRKVLGVPDAQIVGAPFSRFFSVARRGGAVRMCPKELRSSCGAVDCDSQIGRCGRSLGAMTAEEMLHVTLRMRPQVSLRGALVSHAGQPVQGGAPTLAGGDMLLNFSFGIHLRELVAEFDLTEHDFSAADLAMEMLYLQEAKSLVLEELRALTGRLDQARKAAEDQALSDPLTKLANRRAMAQALARAVDHATNGLANFALLQIDLDHFKTINDTQGHAAGDYVLQLVARNLCESVRGGDLVARMGGDEFLVLLRGNPSRAEIGALAARIIEQLEAPKWYRGQECLVSGSLGAVSSRDYENLEIEALQNDVDRATYAAKTAGRGCLRFGSGPVENVEDGPGTSPGSAP
- a CDS encoding heme NO-binding domain-containing protein; translation: MLGLINRSIETFLTDTHGAALCARVRRRADLPGESYEPLLQYDDAQTLRLIDAACDELGRARSEFLEDLGAHLCSREAVRRLLRYGGCDYRGFLNSLNELNDRARMALPDLKLPNLHLVATQPGQFRLRVAADLPGWGAVLAGILRAMADDYGSLALIEVPPRAPGGDLRDPDPMGETVTIQLLDATHAEARQFALARMIGEV
- a CDS encoding DUF3572 domain-containing protein; the protein is MRQENAHTLALQTLGWLAGREDLIGAFLANSGASVDDLRAQASDPDFLAGVLDHVLQDDQVVLDCAQDLGVQPEALMQARAVLGRGDLRHWT
- a CDS encoding tellurite resistance TerB family protein, whose amino-acid sequence is MPDVLASLSPQDALVAVMVAISAADEDVPTSELVAIERIVNHMPIFAGYDFDRVSRVSRSVFTLFEEEDGLEALFGLIRDALPEHIFETAYALACDVAAADGTIRQTELRLLEEIRGELAIDRLHAVAIEWGAKVRHVTL
- a CDS encoding nicotinate-nucleotide adenylyltransferase — encoded protein: MRQGFPYARAGQRIGLLGGSFDPAHEGHVLITREALRRFNLDRVWWIVSPGNPLKAHGPAPLDQRIASARASLGGDPRVVVTDLEARLGTRYTADTITRLRALYPGVDFAWLMGADNLVQFDRWDHWRTIMESVPVGVLARPGWRMPGRWARAARIYAGAELPAVASQRLLDGPAPRWCFVNIPMSSLSSTEIREKGGWRASTPA
- a CDS encoding periplasmic heavy metal sensor: MAAADTRNGRGLRWALIGSAVLNLLLLGFFIGGWIAHERHPPRPVVGDVSLGAFTGALSPEDRDALRKAAQARGSEFRDMRRQARSDMTALIAAIDAEPWDRAQVAELLERHKARTVQRVDIGEQLILDRLDAMSAESRHSFAERLREGAARFDKRKKDREDTPKPKP
- a CDS encoding diguanylate cyclase, translated to MPGSILIVDDVATNRIVLKAKLTGARYNTLQAASAAEALALAAAQRPGLILLDVTLPDMTGDGLIARLRVNPRTRRIPIIAMTGRDTPELRVTLLQAGANEVLAKPFDELVLLARLRSLIRAHVGDEDSALREQTCRELGFAEAASDFVPLARIALIAPNPAEGLRWKSALAPLLTTNRILLTSYDQPCGDDPSRRAPDLFVIGADLAQRGDGLRLMSELRSHPETRHAAILIASQPDARETQASALDLGADDLLPAEMSTPLAAKEATLRIGAQLRRKRLSDQLRLSVDEGLRLALVDPLTGLHNRRYVNAHLSRMSERARRTGHGYAVMLLDLDRFKSVNDTYGHGAGDEVLASIARHLRQSLRDVDLIGRIGGEEFLVALPDSSLVEGCRISERLRREIAQSKITLPDGRAMQVTISIGLAFGGTRHDDPQHLIDEADAALLCAKGSGRNQVSLAQHTNAA
- a CDS encoding DUF4153 domain-containing protein yields the protein MQLRLQHILLGLLAGMFFWALDNQLQQRLPIDAHGQFGVSVLGTAFFATALAMLGEIGWRRAFGAAALIAVPVALLGWWASLGYAPSETLAGYMPYELLALSVLAMLPMPFAMAVAQGGTRAWNDYPALFLHAWNIVVRYAAACIFLGMVWLVLYLSARLLESVDLDFLRQLLREKLFAFTVSGGILGLGLAVVTELEEMISPTLILRLLRLLLPPVLLVAVIFVAGFIARRGEVSLIGFSQIETLLAMAAAAVTLISIGIERDDESAVRARVLRLSAQGLALVLPVLVGAAAWTGWQSVTAQGWTPGRVAQAVLIVLLAGYALGYAGSVLLGRGWMVRLRRINIAMAGVLLLAALAWLTPVLDANGVAARSQLALYREGRITAGALPLYALKNHWGLAGQAAFAELEAQAGDDRALATALARLSPSADGAEGASAARAQLRRDLVLPPGAKAPEDALLDAIRARAPEVAAGLCASAEGAAANCALIEADFLSDVPGDEAMVLLHLPDRDAIYVLRQSNGAWDSIGWGSVVDAQGEPRFRVDLAPVIAAIKRGEVQLAPSGIMALEAGGLRLLPLSR
- the dacB gene encoding D-alanyl-D-alanine carboxypeptidase/D-alanyl-D-alanine endopeptidase is translated as MPLSISRRFALLGGAALFATPKTGFGQTVAAAELVRMAGLSGDVGYVVADLKSGQILEQRNAGQAMPPASALKSITSLYAMEQLGGDFCFGTQLIATGPISGGRIQGDLILAGGGDPTLTTDDLNAMAKSLAAKGVQGVTGRFLTWAGALPYKNEIANDQPIFAGYNPSISGLMLNFNRVHFQWRRSGSGWALSMDARGRDVQPQAYTAKASIAKRSSPTFTYSDRGGVEHWTVASAALGRGGSRWLPVRHPAAYAGDVFQTLARAQGTPLPAPEEVRNLPGGTVLVSHGSDPLVPVLREMMKYSTNITAEAVGMTVSKRLGAGSSLKQSGQMMTQWLQQRTGARSARFTDHSGLRADAELSPQDMVAALRNLGAPMGLRSLMKPFKLRDATGKNMPAQPFRVDAKTGTLNFVSTLAGYMTAPDGTELVFAIFTADLNRRRRAGSAPRPPGQVQWVRASKILQSQLLERWAGIYG
- a CDS encoding HAD family hydrolase: MAGGKIRAVLFDKDGTLFDFDATWGAWAKLQIEALANDPQQAGRLAAAIGFDLERVEFEPHSPVIAGTVREAAELLLPHLPGRSLDDLVLELEQAAHDVPLVEPVPLAALLSDLRGRGLQLGICTNDAESSARAHAAQAGITDLFDRIIGYDSGHGAKPTPRPLLAFADSLGLDPAEVVMVGDSQHDLHAARAAGMIAIGVLSGPAERADLAPLADAVLDHIGGLPDWLARRAG
- a CDS encoding RNA polymerase sigma factor, which encodes MTMALDAMNEASDEALLELYAQGDPAAARALTLRFGPLAYRLAYRYLRDAAEAEDVAQEGLLRLWKIAPEWRAGEAKVSTWLYRVVANLATDRLRKRRGVGLDEAPEVADDRASALDELIARDRVAALEAALEQLPERQRIAVTLRHIDGLSNPEIAAAMETGVEAVESLTARGKRALSKLLRGQREKLGFGDD